One genomic window of Leptotrichia shahii includes the following:
- a CDS encoding endonuclease MutS2, with protein sequence MEKNYDVLEFYKIVNELIDLSRLEKTKEKFLDIDIIKEKSVLDKELMLMMEMIDFYKYDDGLELAGLADITRMMNSIDIIGSYLSAEDLAVLKKNLTIFRISKSRAKNARDKYKAIWNLFSDVEEVKDIENFISEAINDEGVLKDDASIGLRDVRRQKQNINANIKEKFDELISNKNTQNAIQERIVTQRNDRYVIAVKTDFKGLVKGIEHDRSATGSTVYIEPLNVVSLNNKLREYEAREREEIRKILLRITEIIKTKKEEILEIKEILERLDFIDAKTTYSVNKRCIVPKIINKEYLKLVEARHPLIDENIVVPINFELGNPENIMLITGPNTGGKTVTLKVAGLLTIMALSGIPIPANEKTEVGYFHNVLADIGDEQSLEQNLSSFSGHVSKIKDIIEHASSKSLVLMDELGSGTDPMEGAAFAMAIIDYLNKKHVTSIITTHYSEVKAYAFNTTGIKSASMEFNVETLSPTYRLLEGIPGESNALIIARKYGISEEIIENAKSYISEDNQRVEEMLKSIKEKNDKLEMMHAQLEATRAELDKQKNIYEQKMVKLENEKNEIIKRAYEEADNYLKNMQAKAKNLIDKINSEESKKEDAKNAQRSLNMLRESFITDKKKNVKEKKVVTQNVDFAVGEEVLVKTMNQNGKILKIVPNNRIQVQTGILKLVVSTDDIVKIQKKKTNKFKNFASLKRTSQVRGEIDLRGMNADEAIAELETYMDRAMLTGYHEIYIIHGKGTMVLRKKIHEYLRTSKYVTEFKDANQNEGGIGCTVVTLK encoded by the coding sequence ATGGAAAAAAATTATGATGTATTGGAATTTTATAAGATAGTTAATGAACTTATTGATTTATCACGATTGGAAAAAACGAAAGAAAAGTTTCTGGATATTGATATTATAAAGGAAAAGTCAGTTTTAGATAAGGAACTTATGCTTATGATGGAGATGATTGACTTTTATAAGTATGATGATGGATTGGAACTTGCGGGGCTTGCGGATATTACTAGAATGATGAATTCCATTGATATTATTGGATCTTATTTGAGTGCTGAGGATTTGGCAGTTTTGAAGAAGAATTTAACAATTTTTAGAATTTCTAAAAGTCGGGCTAAAAATGCAAGAGATAAATATAAGGCAATTTGGAATTTGTTTAGCGATGTTGAGGAAGTTAAGGATATTGAAAATTTTATTTCTGAAGCGATTAATGATGAAGGAGTTTTAAAGGATGATGCTTCAATTGGGCTTCGAGATGTCAGAAGACAAAAACAAAATATTAATGCAAACATTAAGGAGAAATTTGATGAGCTAATTTCTAATAAAAATACACAAAATGCAATTCAGGAAAGAATAGTAACTCAAAGAAATGACAGATATGTAATTGCTGTAAAAACTGATTTTAAAGGGCTTGTAAAAGGGATAGAACATGATAGATCTGCAACTGGAAGTACAGTTTACATTGAACCTTTAAACGTTGTTTCATTGAATAATAAATTACGTGAATATGAAGCTCGTGAACGTGAAGAAATCAGGAAAATATTGCTTAGAATTACAGAAATTATAAAAACTAAAAAGGAAGAAATTCTGGAAATCAAGGAAATTCTGGAAAGACTGGACTTTATTGATGCCAAAACGACTTATTCAGTTAATAAAAGATGTATCGTTCCAAAAATTATTAACAAGGAATATTTGAAACTAGTTGAGGCAAGACATCCGTTAATTGATGAAAATATCGTTGTACCAATTAATTTTGAGCTTGGAAACCCTGAAAATATAATGCTTATAACAGGACCTAATACTGGTGGAAAAACGGTAACATTGAAAGTGGCTGGACTTCTTACAATTATGGCATTGTCTGGTATTCCGATTCCTGCAAATGAAAAAACTGAAGTTGGATATTTTCACAATGTATTAGCAGATATTGGGGATGAACAAAGTCTGGAGCAAAATTTATCTTCATTTTCAGGGCATGTTAGCAAAATAAAAGATATAATTGAACATGCAAGCAGTAAATCACTTGTATTAATGGATGAATTAGGAAGTGGAACTGACCCGATGGAAGGAGCAGCTTTTGCAATGGCAATCATTGATTATTTGAACAAAAAGCACGTAACTTCAATAATCACAACCCATTATAGCGAAGTAAAAGCTTATGCCTTTAACACAACAGGAATTAAAAGCGCCTCAATGGAATTTAATGTGGAAACATTGTCACCAACATACAGATTACTGGAAGGAATACCTGGAGAAAGCAATGCTCTTATAATTGCAAGAAAATATGGAATTAGCGAAGAAATTATTGAAAATGCGAAAAGTTATATAAGCGAAGATAATCAGCGAGTTGAGGAAATGTTAAAATCCATAAAGGAAAAAAATGATAAATTGGAAATGATGCATGCGCAATTGGAGGCAACAAGAGCTGAACTTGATAAACAGAAAAACATTTACGAGCAAAAAATGGTAAAACTCGAAAATGAAAAAAATGAAATTATAAAACGTGCCTACGAAGAAGCCGACAATTACCTGAAGAATATGCAGGCAAAAGCCAAAAACCTAATTGACAAAATTAACAGCGAGGAATCTAAAAAAGAAGATGCCAAAAACGCTCAAAGAAGCCTGAATATGCTACGTGAATCATTCATTACAGATAAAAAGAAAAATGTAAAAGAAAAGAAAGTTGTTACTCAAAACGTAGATTTTGCTGTTGGAGAAGAAGTGCTTGTAAAAACAATGAACCAAAATGGAAAAATTTTGAAAATAGTGCCAAACAACCGTATCCAAGTGCAAACTGGAATATTAAAGCTGGTTGTATCAACTGACGATATTGTAAAAATCCAAAAGAAAAAAACAAATAAATTCAAAAACTTCGCCTCATTAAAACGAACTTCCCAAGTACGAGGAGAAATTGACTTGCGTGGAATGAATGCCGACGAAGCAATCGCAGAACTCGAAACTTATATGGACAGAGCAATGCTCACAGGTTACCACGAAATCTACATAATTCACGGAAAAGGAACAATGGTACTAAGAAAAAAAATCCACGAATACTTGAGAACTTCAAAATATGTAACTGAGTTTAAGGATGCTAATCAGAATGAAGGTGGAATTGGGTGTACGGTGGTTACTTTGAAATAG
- a CDS encoding AAA family ATPase, which translates to MKIKNLHIKEFKGLRDISINFEKNDKPLDLVVLAGSNGSGKTRILESIKDYFESYIDIQAIKIINNLQIFFEKKEKECIDKIGSEKYFYSTLKYFSLNDKKENLNDSSYLVIKKNLSILPKIIYVPTEINFQKVEIASPMLVREYKFLNIVDTGLIKDVPSYIATRIIEMANDQEDTPMQEIRTAVFKEINEIFEILDLDIKISGISKNAKSIPIFTNSSGDKFDINELSSGEKQLFLRTLAIRMLNPENSIILIDEPELSLHPKWQQRIVDVYRKIGKNNQIIIATHSPHILGSVKKENIILLDKDGEGKIVVKTGDELYDSHGQPTDRVLKDIMGLETTRNPKVFKLLEEAGELVDKNEYESEEFKTKYKKLREILGNKDEDLLLMGMDIQIRKKRGLKNVESK; encoded by the coding sequence ATGAAAATAAAAAATCTTCATATAAAAGAATTTAAAGGATTGAGAGATATATCTATAAATTTTGAAAAAAATGATAAGCCGTTAGATTTAGTAGTTTTAGCAGGTTCAAATGGAAGTGGAAAAACTAGAATATTAGAAAGTATTAAAGACTATTTCGAAAGTTACATTGATATTCAAGCAATAAAAATTATTAATAATTTGCAAATATTTTTTGAAAAAAAAGAAAAAGAATGTATAGATAAAATAGGAAGTGAAAAATATTTTTATAGTACTTTGAAATATTTTTCTTTAAATGATAAAAAAGAGAATCTGAATGATTCTTCATATTTGGTTATTAAAAAAAATTTATCAATTCTTCCTAAAATAATTTATGTTCCAACAGAAATAAATTTTCAAAAAGTAGAAATCGCTTCTCCTATGTTAGTTAGAGAATATAAGTTTTTAAACATTGTAGATACGGGATTAATAAAAGATGTGCCTTCCTACATAGCGACAAGAATTATAGAAATGGCTAATGATCAGGAAGATACTCCAATGCAAGAAATAAGGACAGCTGTATTCAAAGAAATAAATGAGATTTTTGAAATATTGGATTTAGATATAAAAATTTCAGGAATTTCTAAAAATGCAAAAAGTATACCGATTTTCACAAATTCTTCAGGAGATAAATTTGATATAAATGAATTGTCTTCTGGGGAAAAACAGTTATTTTTACGTACTTTAGCTATAAGAATGTTAAATCCTGAAAATTCTATTATTTTGATTGACGAGCCAGAACTTTCGTTGCATCCAAAATGGCAACAGAGAATCGTCGATGTTTATAGGAAAATTGGAAAAAACAATCAGATAATTATTGCGACACATTCACCGCATATTTTAGGAAGTGTAAAAAAAGAGAATATTATATTGCTAGATAAGGATGGTGAAGGGAAAATTGTGGTTAAAACTGGGGATGAATTGTATGATTCTCACGGACAGCCGACAGATAGAGTGTTGAAGGATATTATGGGCTTGGAAACTACTAGAAATCCTAAAGTGTTTAAGTTGTTGGAAGAAGCTGGGGAGTTAGTGGATAAAAATGAATATGAGAGTGAAGAATTTAAAACTAAATATAAAAAATTACGAGAAATATTAGGTAATAAGGATGAGGATTTGCTTTTAATGGGTATGGATATTCAAATTAGAAAAAAACGAGGTTTGAAAAATGTTGAAAGTAAATAA
- a CDS encoding retron system putative HNH endonuclease — translation MLKVNKKDEPEFFSEFKRKKNPKHWDVLNKPENLHIKPELKSYMLKNEQKIGDKSYCPYCEMILSFEDNDLKEDKKSHIEHIKPKSKFANLTFDYRNFLTSCSENKTCGHKKQSTWDNKLFINPVEKNPEEYFSYSIRTGKLFQKKKLDLTTRRQ, via the coding sequence ATGTTGAAAGTAAATAAAAAGGATGAACCAGAATTTTTTTCAGAGTTCAAAAGAAAGAAAAATCCTAAACACTGGGATGTTCTTAATAAACCAGAGAATCTTCATATAAAACCAGAGTTAAAATCTTATATGTTAAAAAATGAACAAAAAATAGGAGATAAAAGTTACTGTCCTTATTGTGAAATGATACTGTCTTTTGAAGATAATGATTTAAAAGAAGATAAAAAAAGCCATATAGAACATATAAAACCAAAAAGTAAATTTGCTAATCTCACTTTTGATTACAGAAATTTTTTAACATCCTGTTCAGAAAACAAAACATGTGGGCATAAAAAACAATCTACTTGGGATAATAAATTATTTATAAATCCAGTTGAAAAAAATCCAGAAGAATATTTTTCATATAGCATAAGAACAGGTAAATTATTCCAAAAAAAGAAACTGGACTTGACTACAAGAAGGCAATAA
- the cysS gene encoding cysteine--tRNA ligase, whose protein sequence is MKLYNTMTNKIEEFKTIEENKVKMYVCGPTVYNYIHLGNARPIVVFDTLARYFKYKGMEVNYVQNFTDVDDKIINKSMEEGTSASEVSEKYIKYFFEDISKLNILESVKRPKVTENMAEIIEIIQKLIDNGFAYEKDGDVYFEVKKYKDYGKLSNQKIEELELGARIDVSEIKKNPVDFALWKKKKDGEPFWESPWGQGRPGWHIECSAMAKKYLGDTFDIHGGGQDLVFPHHENEIAQSKCAYHGNFANYWLHNGFIQINGDKMSKSLGNFFLLREILEKFSGNVVRLFILSTHYRKPINFSFENMEDTKKALQNIVKSMNKFEDIVEKCKNEKIENVKISEFSQKIDEFDKKFEDAMDEDMNTPQALATIFDQIRETNKFISTNESEFSTIYYEIKKSYDSLKAKIENVFGIAIEAENAVKGEDGENMELTKKLIELLIKLRSEARSEKNFKLSDEIRNELKALGVEIKDNKDGSTDYNLL, encoded by the coding sequence ATGAAACTTTACAATACAATGACAAATAAAATTGAAGAATTTAAAACAATAGAAGAAAATAAGGTAAAAATGTATGTTTGTGGACCTACTGTCTATAATTACATACATTTGGGAAATGCACGACCGATTGTGGTGTTTGATACGTTGGCACGATATTTTAAATATAAAGGGATGGAAGTTAATTATGTACAGAATTTTACGGATGTGGATGATAAGATTATAAATAAGTCTATGGAAGAAGGGACTTCTGCGAGTGAGGTTTCGGAAAAATATATAAAATATTTTTTTGAGGATATTAGCAAGCTGAATATTCTTGAGAGTGTGAAAAGACCTAAAGTTACTGAGAATATGGCGGAAATTATTGAGATTATTCAAAAATTAATTGATAATGGGTTTGCTTACGAGAAAGATGGGGATGTCTATTTTGAGGTAAAAAAATATAAGGATTATGGGAAATTGTCAAATCAGAAAATAGAGGAGCTGGAACTTGGAGCTAGGATTGATGTTTCAGAAATCAAGAAAAATCCAGTAGACTTTGCCCTTTGGAAGAAAAAGAAGGATGGAGAGCCATTTTGGGAATCGCCTTGGGGACAGGGACGTCCTGGATGGCATATAGAATGTAGTGCAATGGCAAAAAAATATCTTGGAGATACATTTGATATTCACGGCGGTGGACAGGATTTAGTTTTTCCGCATCACGAAAATGAGATTGCCCAAAGCAAGTGTGCTTATCACGGAAACTTTGCAAATTATTGGCTTCACAACGGATTTATTCAAATAAATGGCGACAAGATGTCAAAATCGCTAGGAAATTTCTTTTTGCTTCGTGAAATACTTGAAAAATTCTCTGGGAATGTAGTAAGACTTTTTATTCTTAGCACTCATTACAGAAAACCAATTAACTTTTCATTCGAGAATATGGAGGATACAAAAAAAGCATTGCAAAACATTGTAAAATCAATGAATAAATTTGAAGATATTGTTGAAAAATGTAAGAATGAAAAAATAGAAAATGTTAAAATTTCAGAGTTTTCTCAAAAAATTGATGAATTTGATAAAAAATTTGAAGATGCGATGGATGAGGATATGAACACACCGCAGGCACTAGCGACTATTTTTGATCAGATTAGGGAAACAAATAAATTTATTTCCACAAATGAAAGTGAGTTTTCCACAATTTATTATGAAATAAAAAAATCTTATGATTCTTTGAAGGCAAAAATAGAAAATGTGTTTGGAATAGCGATTGAAGCAGAAAATGCTGTGAAGGGAGAAGATGGAGAAAATATGGAATTGACAAAAAAATTAATTGAATTACTGATAAAATTGCGAAGTGAGGCAAGAAGCGAGAAAAATTTCAAATTATCTGATGAAATTCGGAATGAGTTGAAGGCACTTGGGGTAGAAATTAAGGATAATAAGGATGGAAGTACAGATTATAATTTATTGTAA
- the coaBC gene encoding bifunctional phosphopantothenoylcysteine decarboxylase/phosphopantothenate--cysteine ligase CoaBC produces the protein MKNILVGVTGGIAAYKSAGIVSHLKKKGYNVKVVMTENATKIIGPLTLETLSRNRIYVDMWDSNPHYEVEHISLADWANIVLIAPATYNIIGKVANGIADDMPTTILAAVSVRKPVFFALAMNVNMYENPILKENIDKLKSFGYRFIDAEEGLLACNYSAKGRMSEPEDIVDEIERYSIFSKIENFDTALKGKKILITSGRTKENIDPVRYLSNNSSGKMGYSLAQAAADLGAEVTLISGPTDLKVPNGLKNFISVESALEMYEKVDEYFKNTDIFIACAAVADYRPKEYKNEKIKKSDSNLVIELIRNPDILLEMSKKKEKQLLVGFAAETNDIKENALKKLEKKNLDIIVANNASVMGSDENVIEIIKKDRTSVEISQKSKIELAYDILNEVIFELKKR, from the coding sequence ATGAAAAATATTTTAGTAGGAGTTACAGGAGGAATTGCGGCATATAAATCGGCTGGGATTGTATCGCATTTGAAAAAGAAAGGATATAATGTGAAAGTTGTGATGACTGAAAATGCTACGAAAATCATTGGACCTTTGACTCTTGAAACTTTATCAAGAAATAGGATTTATGTGGATATGTGGGACAGCAATCCGCATTATGAGGTGGAGCATATTTCACTTGCGGATTGGGCGAATATAGTTTTGATTGCACCTGCGACTTATAATATAATTGGAAAAGTGGCAAACGGGATTGCAGACGATATGCCTACGACGATTCTTGCTGCTGTTTCGGTAAGAAAGCCAGTATTTTTTGCTTTGGCGATGAATGTAAATATGTATGAAAATCCGATTTTAAAAGAGAATATTGATAAGCTAAAATCTTTTGGATACAGGTTTATTGATGCAGAAGAAGGATTACTTGCCTGTAATTATAGTGCGAAGGGCAGAATGAGCGAGCCAGAGGATATTGTCGATGAAATAGAAAGATACAGTATTTTTTCAAAAATAGAAAATTTTGATACTGCACTAAAAGGTAAAAAAATTCTTATAACAAGCGGGCGAACAAAGGAAAATATTGATCCTGTCAGATATTTGTCAAATAATTCAAGTGGGAAAATGGGATATTCACTTGCTCAGGCGGCGGCTGATCTGGGAGCAGAAGTAACGTTAATTAGCGGGCCTACGGATTTGAAAGTTCCAAATGGGCTTAAAAATTTTATTTCTGTGGAATCGGCGTTGGAAATGTATGAGAAAGTGGATGAGTATTTTAAAAATACTGACATTTTCATAGCTTGTGCAGCAGTTGCAGATTACAGACCAAAGGAATATAAAAATGAAAAAATAAAGAAATCTGACTCAAATCTTGTTATAGAATTGATTAGAAATCCTGATATTTTGCTAGAGATGAGTAAGAAGAAGGAAAAACAACTATTGGTTGGATTTGCCGCAGAAACTAATGATATAAAGGAAAATGCCTTAAAAAAGCTGGAAAAGAAAAATTTGGATATTATAGTGGCAAATAATGCGTCTGTAATGGGCAGCGATGAAAATGTGATTGAGATTATTAAAAAAGATAGGACTTCGGTGGAAATTAGTCAGAAAAGCAAGATTGAATTGGCTTATGATATTTTGAATGAAGTTATTTTTGAGTTGAAAAAGAGATAA
- a CDS encoding DUF7336 domain-containing protein, with amino-acid sequence MKSEKQKIKKVYMLYHRDEKDDDKLIGFFSTKEKALEIVDKWKEMKGFRDFPEGFKIRTMIIGKNYYTKGFKSKSLK; translated from the coding sequence ATGAAATCTGAAAAACAAAAGATAAAAAAAGTGTACATGTTGTATCATAGAGATGAAAAGGATGACGATAAATTAATAGGATTTTTTTCAACAAAGGAAAAGGCATTGGAAATTGTTGATAAATGGAAAGAAATGAAAGGTTTTAGGGATTTTCCTGAAGGATTTAAAATTAGAACCATGATAATTGGGAAAAATTACTACACAAAAGGGTTTAAATCTAAAAGCCTTAAATAA
- a CDS encoding M23 family metallopeptidase, whose protein sequence is MDNEKKNVNRVLNEKKENLENKNSKSRKKIGIILGITALLILGIIILGMIFGRKNINFRNIATEDEDDKIFRINPVKNPQVTYYNFRGEVYPDWAKFGLTRSNGARGHQGIDIFALPGTDVYAVLDGKIVDMYVDKTGYGLNFYLEVNPKELEKIKRKNYKPKESAREWAYSPNYDPNTMQVKYIRYCHLSEVNVKIGDTVKAGQVIAKTGTTGNASGTHAPHLHFEIAFEMRGKGLTNRVDPEMYFKIKNGNQMSRHEIKIQTEAARTEWFEPKGYDIGFRNKSIFLEKKDDLHKKEKIINNSKKMNLKKVGKK, encoded by the coding sequence ATGGATAATGAAAAGAAAAATGTAAATAGAGTTTTGAATGAAAAAAAAGAAAATTTGGAAAACAAAAATTCAAAATCTAGAAAAAAAATAGGAATAATTTTGGGAATAACGGCTTTATTGATTTTAGGAATTATAATTTTGGGGATGATATTTGGTAGAAAAAATATTAATTTTAGAAATATTGCAACTGAAGATGAAGATGACAAAATTTTTAGAATTAATCCAGTAAAAAATCCACAAGTTACGTATTACAATTTTCGTGGAGAAGTTTATCCTGATTGGGCTAAATTTGGGCTTACTCGAAGTAATGGAGCAAGAGGGCATCAAGGAATTGATATTTTTGCATTGCCTGGAACAGATGTTTATGCGGTTCTGGATGGCAAAATTGTGGATATGTATGTGGATAAAACAGGGTATGGATTAAATTTTTATTTGGAAGTTAATCCAAAGGAGCTTGAGAAAATAAAAAGAAAAAATTACAAGCCTAAAGAAAGTGCAAGAGAATGGGCATACAGCCCAAATTATGACCCTAATACAATGCAAGTAAAATACATTAGATATTGCCATTTAAGCGAAGTAAACGTAAAAATTGGAGATACGGTAAAAGCTGGACAAGTAATTGCTAAAACAGGAACAACTGGAAATGCAAGTGGTACTCACGCTCCTCATCTCCATTTTGAAATAGCTTTTGAAATGCGTGGAAAAGGGCTTACAAACAGAGTCGATCCAGAAATGTACTTTAAAATAAAAAATGGAAATCAGATGTCAAGACATGAAATAAAGATTCAAACTGAAGCAGCTAGAACAGAATGGTTTGAACCAAAAGGGTATGATATTGGATTTAGAAATAAAAGTATATTTTTAGAAAAAAAAGATGATTTACATAAAAAAGAAAAAATAATAAACAATTCTAAAAAAATGAATTTAAAAAAGGTGGGAAAAAAATAA
- the aroC gene encoding chorismate synthase: MAANFGKNYKISIFGESHGNALGVNIDGIPAGTELDLEFISQEMRRRAPGRSKLTTPRVEKDEFEILSGFFDGKTTGTPLAMIIRNSNQRSKDYSELKRKPRPGHADWSGFNRYNGFNDIRGSGHFSGRITASLVFAGAIAKQILKEQGILIAAHIKSVKDIEDRDFVESDITEENINKLRNMTLPVLNEEIVEKIEKTVEKTREEKNSLGGIVELMVTGLPAGIGDPYFESMESELSRMIFSVPATKGIEFGAGFGITEMTGYEANDEMYFDENGEIKSFTNNNGGIIGGITTGMPISFKVAIKPTASIEKAQKTVNLETKQNDILEVHGRHDPIIVPRAVPVLEATTAIVILDRVLEAKKRFL; the protein is encoded by the coding sequence ATGGCAGCAAATTTTGGGAAAAACTATAAAATTTCAATTTTTGGGGAATCACATGGAAATGCGTTGGGCGTAAATATTGACGGAATTCCAGCAGGAACAGAGCTGGATTTGGAATTTATCTCGCAGGAAATGAGAAGAAGAGCACCTGGAAGATCGAAATTGACAACACCTAGAGTGGAAAAGGATGAATTTGAGATTTTGAGTGGATTTTTTGATGGAAAAACGACTGGAACGCCACTTGCGATGATTATCAGAAATTCAAATCAGCGTTCAAAGGATTACAGCGAATTAAAAAGAAAGCCAAGACCAGGACATGCAGACTGGAGCGGATTTAACAGATATAACGGATTTAATGATATTCGTGGAAGTGGACATTTTTCTGGGAGAATAACGGCTTCATTGGTATTTGCTGGAGCGATTGCAAAACAGATTTTGAAAGAGCAAGGAATTTTAATTGCAGCTCACATTAAATCAGTGAAAGATATTGAAGATAGAGATTTTGTGGAAAGCGATATTACAGAAGAAAATATTAATAAACTCAGAAATATGACTTTACCTGTCTTGAATGAGGAAATTGTGGAAAAAATTGAAAAGACTGTGGAAAAAACTAGGGAAGAAAAGAATTCGCTTGGTGGAATTGTGGAACTTATGGTTACAGGACTTCCTGCGGGAATAGGAGATCCATATTTTGAATCCATGGAAAGCGAGCTTTCGAGAATGATTTTCTCGGTGCCGGCTACAAAGGGAATAGAATTTGGAGCAGGCTTTGGAATTACAGAAATGACAGGGTATGAAGCTAATGATGAGATGTATTTTGATGAAAATGGAGAAATAAAATCATTTACAAATAATAATGGTGGAATTATAGGTGGAATAACGACTGGAATGCCAATTTCATTTAAAGTGGCAATAAAACCGACGGCTTCAATCGAAAAAGCACAAAAAACTGTGAATCTTGAAACAAAGCAAAATGATATTTTAGAAGTTCATGGAAGACATGATCCAATAATAGTGCCAAGAGCAGTGCCAGTACTGGAGGCGACTACGGCGATTGTAATTTTGGATAGAGTTTTGGAAGCTAAGAAACGTTTTTTGTAA